A region of Frederiksenia canicola DNA encodes the following proteins:
- a CDS encoding FAD:protein FMN transferase gives MKTKILSTWLFSAAFALLLAACEKESRQVTLEGKTMGTTYHVKYIDDGLVDNLPNPEKIQQQIDAVLKEVNNQMSTYQKDSQISAFNGYNHVNSLFTVSPDFAFVVEEAIRLNKITEGALDITVGPLVNLWGFGPDKRLNKEPTAEQIAERSKSVGIEKLAVEKSDHKYGLIKYEPNLYIDLSSIAKGFGVDKVARHLETLGLHHYLVEIGGELRGKGKNLHGKPWQIAIEKPTFAQGQAVETIVPLDNKGFATSGNYRNYFEDEQGNRLSHIIDPKQLKPIQHNLASITVIADTSMTADGLSTGLFVLGPEKALEVAEREKLAIFMIIKNGQDYETKMSSEFEKLTK, from the coding sequence GTGAAAACGAAAATTTTATCCACTTGGCTTTTTTCTGCTGCATTTGCATTATTGCTGGCAGCTTGTGAAAAAGAGTCACGGCAAGTCACCTTAGAAGGTAAGACAATGGGAACAACTTATCATGTAAAATATATTGATGATGGTCTTGTTGATAATTTACCTAATCCAGAAAAGATTCAACAGCAAATTGATGCTGTGCTGAAAGAAGTGAATAACCAAATGTCAACTTATCAAAAAGATTCACAGATTTCAGCCTTTAATGGTTACAATCATGTCAATTCACTTTTTACTGTTTCGCCTGATTTTGCGTTTGTTGTTGAAGAAGCTATTCGGTTAAATAAAATCACAGAAGGTGCTTTGGATATTACCGTTGGGCCGCTTGTGAATTTGTGGGGATTCGGTCCTGATAAGCGATTAAATAAAGAGCCAACGGCAGAGCAGATTGCAGAGCGATCTAAGTCTGTAGGCATTGAGAAACTAGCGGTCGAAAAATCGGATCACAAATATGGCTTAATCAAATATGAGCCGAATTTATACATCGATCTTTCTTCAATTGCCAAAGGCTTTGGGGTGGATAAAGTCGCAAGACACTTAGAAACCTTAGGCTTACATCACTATTTAGTTGAAATTGGTGGTGAACTGCGTGGTAAAGGTAAAAACCTTCACGGCAAACCATGGCAAATTGCGATTGAGAAACCAACTTTTGCTCAAGGTCAAGCGGTTGAGACGATTGTTCCATTGGATAACAAAGGCTTTGCCACATCGGGCAATTATCGCAATTATTTTGAAGATGAGCAGGGTAATCGTTTGTCTCATATTATTGATCCTAAACAGCTCAAGCCGATTCAACATAATTTAGCTTCGATTACCGTTATTGCAGACACATCAATGACTGCAGATGGTTTATCGACAGGCTTGTTTGTGTTAGGACCAGAAAAAGCTCTGGAAGTGGCGGAGCGTGAGAAATTGGCGATTTTTATGATCATTAAAAATGGTCAAGATTATGAAACCAAAATGTCGAGTGAGTTTGAAAAACTGACGAAATAA
- the nqrF gene encoding NADH:ubiquinone reductase (Na(+)-transporting) subunit F — MDNFIFGIVVFTALVLVLAVFILFAKSKLVDSGDITISINDDPSKAITLPAGGKLLGALASKGIFVSSACGGGGSCGQCLVKVKSGGGEILPTELSHITKREAKEGYRLACQVNVKGSMDVELPEEIFGVKKWECTVISNDNKATFIKELKLQIPEGEEVPFRAGGYIQIEAPPHVVNYEDYKELIDKEYHEDWDKFNLWRYVSKVDEPIVRAYSMASYPEEKGIIMLNVRIATPPPNNPNVPPGQMSSYIWSLKPGDKVTISGPFGEFFAKDTDAEMVFIGGGAGMAPMRSHIFDQLKRLKSKRKMSFWYGARSKREMFYVEDFDGLAAENDNFVWHVALSDPQPGDNWDGYTGFIHNVLYENYLKDHEAPEDCEYYMCGPPIMNASVIKMLKDLGVEDENILLDDFGG, encoded by the coding sequence ATGGATAATTTTATTTTCGGTATTGTGGTATTTACTGCCCTGGTATTAGTCCTTGCAGTATTTATCCTATTCGCTAAATCCAAGTTAGTTGATTCAGGCGATATTACCATCTCCATCAACGATGACCCAAGTAAAGCAATTACCTTACCAGCAGGTGGGAAATTATTGGGTGCATTAGCGAGCAAAGGGATCTTCGTTTCTTCTGCGTGTGGTGGCGGTGGTTCTTGTGGTCAGTGCTTAGTGAAAGTGAAAAGCGGTGGTGGCGAAATCCTACCAACAGAACTTTCCCACATCACCAAACGTGAAGCGAAAGAAGGCTATCGTCTTGCTTGCCAAGTAAACGTAAAAGGCAGTATGGATGTCGAATTACCTGAAGAAATCTTCGGTGTGAAAAAATGGGAATGTACCGTTATCTCTAACGATAACAAAGCAACCTTCATCAAAGAGCTTAAATTGCAAATTCCAGAAGGTGAAGAGGTACCATTCCGTGCTGGCGGTTATATTCAAATTGAAGCACCTCCTCACGTGGTTAACTATGAAGATTATAAAGAACTGATCGACAAAGAATATCACGAAGATTGGGATAAATTTAATCTTTGGCGTTATGTTTCAAAAGTGGATGAGCCAATTGTACGTGCTTACTCAATGGCATCTTACCCTGAAGAGAAAGGCATTATTATGTTGAACGTGCGTATTGCGACGCCACCACCAAATAATCCAAATGTTCCACCAGGTCAAATGTCTTCATATATTTGGTCATTAAAGCCTGGTGATAAAGTCACCATTTCTGGGCCATTCGGTGAATTCTTTGCAAAAGATACTGATGCGGAAATGGTCTTCATCGGTGGTGGTGCAGGTATGGCTCCAATGCGTTCACACATTTTCGATCAGCTCAAACGCTTGAAATCAAAACGTAAAATGTCGTTCTGGTATGGTGCACGTTCAAAACGTGAAATGTTCTATGTTGAAGACTTTGACGGCTTAGCCGCTGAAAATGACAACTTCGTATGGCACGTTGCACTTTCTGATCCGCAACCGGGCGATAACTGGGATGGTTACACAGGCTTTATTCACAACGTGCTTTATGAAAACTATTTGAAAGATCACGAAGCTCCTGAAGATTGTGAATACTATATGTGTGGTCCACCAATTATGAACGCATCGGTGATTAAGATGCTCAAAGATCTCGGTGTTGAAGACGAGAACATCTTACTCGATGATTTCGGTGGCTAA
- the nqrE gene encoding NADH:ubiquinone reductase (Na(+)-transporting) subunit E, translating into MEHYISLFVKSVFIENMALSFFLGMCTFLAVSKKVSTAFGLGIAVIVVLGIAVPANQLVYTHVLKENALIEGVDLTFLNFITFIGVIAALVQVLEMILDKFFPALYSALGIFLPLITVNCAIFGGVSFMVQREYNFAESVVYGVGAGTGWMLAIVALAGLTEKMKYSDIPAGLRGLGITFITTGLMALGFMSFSGIQL; encoded by the coding sequence ATGGAACATTATATTAGTCTATTTGTTAAGTCCGTATTTATTGAAAATATGGCACTTTCTTTCTTCCTTGGTATGTGTACATTCCTTGCGGTTTCAAAGAAAGTTTCAACCGCATTTGGTTTAGGAATTGCCGTTATCGTGGTACTTGGTATTGCGGTACCTGCAAACCAATTAGTTTACACACATGTATTGAAAGAGAATGCATTAATTGAGGGGGTAGACTTAACTTTCTTAAACTTCATTACCTTCATCGGTGTGATTGCAGCATTAGTACAAGTGCTTGAGATGATTTTAGATAAGTTCTTCCCCGCTTTATACAGTGCTTTAGGGATCTTCTTACCTCTCATTACAGTAAACTGTGCGATCTTCGGTGGTGTATCTTTCATGGTACAACGTGAATATAACTTCGCGGAGTCAGTAGTTTATGGCGTTGGTGCAGGTACAGGTTGGATGTTAGCGATTGTGGCATTAGCGGGTCTAACAGAGAAAATGAAATACTCTGATATTCCAGCAGGTTTACGTGGTTTAGGGATTACCTTTATCACTACAGGCTTAATGGCACTTGGCTTTATGTCTTTCTCAGGCATTCAGTTATAA
- a CDS encoding NADH:ubiquinone reductase (Na(+)-transporting) subunit D: MAGSNLKKLLLSPIADNNPIALQILGICSALAVTTKLETAVVMAIAVSFVTGFASFFISCIRNYIPNSIRIIVQMAIIASLVILVDQLLRAYAYDLSKQLSVFVGLIITNCIVMGRAEAFAMKSKPLESFVDGIGNGLGYGAMLLVVGFFRELIGSGKLFGMTVFQTVQDGGWYQANGLFLLAPSAFFIIGFVIWAIRTWKPEQVEK, translated from the coding sequence ATGGCTGGCTCAAATCTTAAAAAGTTATTGTTATCTCCAATTGCAGATAACAACCCAATTGCGTTACAAATTTTAGGTATCTGTTCTGCGTTAGCGGTAACGACTAAATTAGAAACAGCCGTGGTAATGGCAATCGCGGTAAGTTTTGTAACGGGATTTGCAAGTTTCTTTATCTCTTGCATCCGTAACTACATTCCAAACAGCATCCGTATTATTGTGCAAATGGCGATCATCGCATCATTGGTAATCTTAGTTGACCAATTACTACGTGCTTATGCGTATGATCTTTCTAAACAATTATCGGTATTCGTTGGTTTGATTATTACTAACTGTATCGTCATGGGACGTGCAGAAGCGTTTGCAATGAAATCCAAACCACTTGAAAGCTTTGTGGATGGTATCGGTAACGGCTTAGGTTATGGTGCAATGTTACTTGTAGTTGGTTTCTTCCGTGAATTGATTGGTTCAGGTAAGCTCTTTGGCATGACTGTGTTCCAAACAGTTCAAGACGGTGGTTGGTACCAAGCAAACGGTCTATTCTTATTAGCACCAAGTGCATTCTTTATTATTGGTTTTGTGATCTGGGCAATCAGAACATGGAAACCAGAGCAAGTGGAGAAATAG
- a CDS encoding Na(+)-translocating NADH-quinone reductase subunit C, translating to MAKFNKDSIGGTLTVVVLLSLICSLIVAGAAVLLKPTQEEQKQLDKQKNILSVAGLLQADTKKSQIKEIYVKNIEPKIVDLATGEYVEGVMNFDAKAAAKDPAQNVVIAPEVDKAGLRARAKYAEVYLVKNAEGQLSQVVLPIYGTGLWSVMYGFVSVQPDGNTIKGITFYDHGETPGLGGEIENPRWQANFVGKKLQNEKGDSAITIAKGASADKDHGIDGLSGATLTSNGVDGTFKYWFGANGFGPYLAKLKAGAN from the coding sequence ATGGCTAAATTTAATAAAGATAGCATTGGCGGAACACTCACCGTCGTTGTGTTATTAAGTTTAATCTGTTCTTTAATTGTTGCAGGGGCAGCGGTATTATTAAAACCGACCCAAGAAGAACAAAAACAACTTGATAAACAGAAAAACATTCTAAGTGTGGCAGGCTTATTGCAAGCGGATACGAAGAAAAGTCAAATCAAAGAAATTTACGTTAAAAATATTGAGCCGAAAATCGTTGATTTAGCAACTGGCGAATATGTTGAAGGTGTAATGAACTTTGATGCGAAAGCTGCTGCTAAAGATCCAGCACAAAACGTAGTAATTGCACCAGAAGTAGATAAGGCTGGTTTACGTGCTCGTGCTAAATATGCAGAAGTATATTTAGTGAAAAATGCAGAAGGGCAATTAAGCCAAGTTGTATTACCAATTTATGGTACGGGGTTGTGGTCTGTAATGTATGGTTTCGTATCAGTACAGCCAGATGGTAACACGATTAAAGGTATTACTTTCTATGATCACGGTGAAACACCGGGCTTAGGTGGTGAGATTGAAAATCCACGTTGGCAGGCGAATTTCGTTGGTAAAAAATTACAAAATGAGAAAGGTGATTCAGCAATTACGATTGCTAAAGGTGCTTCAGCAGATAAAGATCATGGTATCGATGGTTTATCTGGTGCAACTTTAACGTCAAATGGCGTAGATGGAACTTTCAAATATTGGTTTGGTGCTAACGGCTTTGGTCCATATTTAGCAAAATTAAAAGCGGGGGCTAACTAA
- a CDS encoding NADH:ubiquinone reductase (Na(+)-transporting) subunit B has product MALKDLFHKMEPAFQKGGKYEKFYILFEAAYTIFYTPGTVTRKDAHVRDAIDSKRMMLIVWLALFPAMFWGMYNVGNQSIMALAVGDFAQNVANSVAKDWHFALANSLGILNQDAGALAKMLLGAIFFLPIYLTVFAVGGFWEVLFAMVRKHEINEGFFVTSILLALIVPPTLPLWQAALATTFGVVVAKEVFGGVGKNFMNPALAGRAFLFFAYPAQISGDLVWTAADGFSGATALSQWASGGQVALKHVATGETITWMDAFLGNLPGSVGEVSTLMLMIGAAIIVFARIASWRIIAGVMIGMAATATLFNLIGSETNAMFAMPWHWHLVLGGFALGMFFMATDPVSAAFTNKGKWWYGILIGVMCVLIRVANPAYPEGMMLAILFANLFAPIFDYLVVQGNIKRRKARNG; this is encoded by the coding sequence ATGGCTTTAAAAGATCTTTTTCATAAAATGGAACCTGCTTTCCAGAAAGGTGGAAAATATGAAAAATTCTACATTCTGTTTGAAGCAGCATATACCATTTTCTATACTCCCGGCACTGTAACACGCAAAGATGCTCACGTGCGTGATGCGATTGACTCTAAACGTATGATGTTAATCGTATGGCTTGCGTTATTCCCTGCGATGTTCTGGGGGATGTATAACGTAGGTAACCAGTCAATTATGGCATTAGCCGTTGGGGATTTCGCACAAAACGTGGCGAATAGTGTTGCAAAAGACTGGCACTTTGCTCTTGCTAATAGTTTAGGTATCTTAAATCAAGATGCAGGTGCATTAGCGAAAATGTTATTAGGGGCGATTTTCTTCCTACCAATCTACTTAACCGTCTTTGCGGTAGGTGGTTTCTGGGAGGTGTTATTCGCAATGGTGCGTAAACACGAAATCAACGAAGGCTTCTTTGTAACTTCTATCTTATTAGCCTTAATCGTGCCACCAACATTACCATTATGGCAAGCCGCATTAGCGACAACCTTTGGTGTTGTTGTTGCGAAAGAAGTATTTGGTGGTGTGGGTAAGAATTTTATGAACCCAGCGTTAGCGGGTCGTGCGTTCTTATTCTTCGCATACCCTGCTCAAATTTCTGGTGATTTAGTTTGGACTGCGGCAGATGGCTTCTCTGGTGCAACAGCGCTTTCACAATGGGCAAGTGGCGGTCAAGTCGCGTTAAAACACGTGGCAACTGGCGAAACAATCACTTGGATGGATGCTTTCTTAGGTAATCTACCTGGTTCTGTAGGTGAAGTTTCAACTTTAATGTTGATGATCGGTGCGGCAATTATTGTATTCGCACGTATTGCTTCTTGGAGAATCATTGCGGGTGTAATGATTGGTATGGCGGCAACTGCAACGTTATTCAACCTAATCGGCTCAGAAACAAATGCGATGTTTGCGATGCCATGGCATTGGCACTTGGTGTTAGGTGGTTTCGCATTAGGTATGTTCTTTATGGCAACTGACCCAGTGTCTGCGGCTTTTACTAACAAAGGTAAATGGTGGTATGGCATTTTAATCGGAGTAATGTGTGTTCTGATTCGTGTTGCAAACCCAGCCTATCCAGAAGGTATGATGTTAGCAATCTTATTTGCTAACTTATTTGCACCAATCTTCGATTATTTAGTGGTTCAAGGTAACATTAAACGTAGGAAGGCACGCAATGGCTAA
- a CDS encoding Na(+)-translocating NADH-quinone reductase subunit A translates to MITIKQGLDLPIAGKPEQVIHNGNTVTEVAVLGEEYVGMRPSMKVREGDVVKKGQVLFEDKKNPGVVFTSPASGTVVAINRGEKRVLQSVVIKVEGDEQITFSRYNAADLATLSSEQVKQNLVESGLWTAFRTRPFSKVPALDAVPSSIFVNAMDTNPLAADPEVILNEHKQDFVDGLTVLSRLFNGEKTIHLCRAPDSTTPNADVPNVKVTAFSGPHPAGLSGTHIHFIDPVSITKQVWYLNYQDVIAIGKLFTTGELFTDRVVALAGPTVKNPRLVRTRLGANLSQLTANELQDVENRVISGSVLSGAKAEGAHDYLGRYALQVSVLAEGREQEFLGMIAPYSHKFSITRTTLGAFAKKLFNFTTAVNGSHRAMVPIGSYERVMPLDILPTLLLRDLASGDTDSAQALGCLELDEEDLALCTFVCPGKNDYAPMLRAALDKIEKEG, encoded by the coding sequence ATGATTACAATTAAACAAGGCTTAGATCTTCCGATTGCGGGAAAACCTGAGCAAGTAATCCATAACGGCAATACCGTTACTGAAGTTGCTGTGCTTGGCGAAGAATATGTGGGTATGCGTCCTTCTATGAAGGTGCGTGAAGGTGATGTAGTGAAAAAAGGTCAGGTGCTTTTTGAAGATAAAAAGAACCCTGGCGTTGTCTTTACTTCCCCAGCAAGCGGCACGGTTGTAGCGATCAATCGTGGCGAAAAACGTGTTCTTCAGTCAGTCGTTATCAAAGTTGAGGGTGATGAGCAAATTACCTTTAGCCGCTATAACGCGGCTGACCTTGCCACTTTAAGTAGCGAGCAAGTCAAACAAAACCTAGTGGAATCAGGCTTATGGACTGCATTCCGCACTCGTCCATTCAGTAAAGTGCCTGCATTAGATGCGGTACCTTCGTCAATTTTCGTGAATGCGATGGATACCAATCCATTGGCGGCAGATCCTGAGGTGATTTTAAATGAACACAAGCAGGATTTCGTTGATGGTTTAACGGTATTAAGTCGTTTATTCAATGGCGAGAAAACCATTCATTTATGTCGTGCACCAGACAGCACCACACCAAATGCTGATGTACCAAATGTGAAAGTAACTGCTTTCTCTGGTCCTCACCCAGCTGGTTTGAGCGGCACACATATTCACTTTATCGATCCGGTTAGCATCACAAAACAAGTGTGGTATTTGAACTATCAAGATGTGATTGCTATCGGTAAATTATTCACAACAGGTGAACTATTTACGGATCGTGTGGTTGCCCTTGCTGGCCCAACAGTGAAAAACCCACGTTTAGTACGTACTCGTTTAGGTGCAAACCTTTCACAATTAACTGCAAATGAATTGCAAGACGTTGAAAATCGTGTGATTTCAGGTTCTGTATTATCAGGGGCAAAAGCAGAAGGGGCTCACGACTATTTAGGTCGTTATGCATTGCAAGTATCAGTGTTAGCAGAAGGTCGTGAGCAAGAATTCTTAGGAATGATTGCCCCGTATTCACATAAATTCTCTATCACTCGTACGACGTTAGGTGCGTTTGCGAAGAAATTATTCAACTTTACTACGGCAGTAAATGGTAGCCATCGTGCGATGGTACCCATCGGCTCTTATGAGCGTGTAATGCCGTTAGATATTCTCCCAACATTGCTGTTGCGTGACTTGGCATCTGGTGATACAGATTCAGCACAAGCGTTAGGTTGCTTAGAGTTAGATGAAGAAGATTTGGCACTTTGTACCTTTGTTTGTCCAGGTAAAAATGACTATGCACCAATGTTGCGTGCAGCGTTAGATAAGATCGAGAAGGAAGGTTAA
- the nfuA gene encoding Fe-S biogenesis protein NfuA → MNITISDAAQSHFRKLLDQQEEGTNIRIFVVNPGTPGAECGVSYCPPNAVEATDTEMKFAQFSAFIDDISLPFLDEAEIDYVTDAMGAQLTMKAPNAKMKKVADDAPFIERLDYVIQTQINPQLASHGGRVTLIEITEDKYAILQFGGGCNGCSMVDVTLKEGIEKQLIAMFPEELVGVKDATEHQHGEHSYY, encoded by the coding sequence ATGAATATTACCATTTCAGACGCGGCACAAAGCCACTTCCGTAAATTGCTCGATCAGCAAGAAGAAGGGACGAACATCCGCATTTTCGTAGTCAACCCTGGCACTCCAGGTGCGGAATGCGGCGTCTCTTATTGCCCACCTAATGCGGTAGAAGCAACCGATACCGAAATGAAATTTGCTCAATTTTCGGCGTTTATTGACGACATCAGCTTGCCATTTTTAGACGAAGCAGAAATTGATTATGTGACGGACGCAATGGGGGCACAGCTCACCATGAAAGCGCCAAATGCGAAAATGAAAAAAGTTGCAGACGATGCCCCATTCATTGAGCGTTTAGATTATGTGATCCAAACCCAAATCAACCCGCAACTTGCCAGCCATGGCGGGCGTGTTACTTTGATTGAAATCACCGAGGATAAATATGCGATCCTGCAATTCGGTGGTGGTTGTAATGGTTGCTCAATGGTAGATGTCACCTTGAAAGAAGGGATCGAAAAACAACTAATTGCGATGTTCCCTGAAGAACTCGTTGGCGTAAAAGATGCCACCGAACACCAGCACGGCGAACATTCTTACTACTAA
- a CDS encoding peptide ABC transporter ATP-binding protein codes for MQKDTQIPPLLDAVDLKKYYPVKKGLFSKPKLVKAVDGVSFRLEKGKTLAVVGESGCGKSTLGRMLTMIECPTEGELFYNGQNFLENDRETVKLRRKKIQIVFQNPYASLNPRKKIGTILEEPLLINTDLTAAERKEKVLAMMAKVGLKPEFYDRYPHMFSGGQRQRIAIARGLMLEPDIVVADEPVSALDVSVRAQVLNLMMELQEEMGLSYVFISHDLSVVEHIADEVMVMYLGRVVEQGDTKTIFSNPRHPYTQALLSATPRLNPEHRRERIKLTGELPSPLNPPKGCAFHARCRLATERCSQERPELKTYPDGAKIACFMVE; via the coding sequence ATGCAAAAAGATACTCAAATCCCACCGCTTCTTGATGCGGTGGATCTCAAAAAATATTATCCCGTTAAAAAAGGGCTATTTTCTAAGCCGAAATTAGTTAAAGCGGTAGACGGTGTATCATTCCGTCTGGAAAAAGGCAAAACCTTGGCAGTTGTAGGTGAGTCGGGCTGTGGCAAATCGACTTTAGGACGAATGCTGACGATGATTGAATGCCCAACGGAAGGCGAATTGTTTTATAACGGGCAAAACTTTTTGGAAAATGATCGGGAAACGGTGAAATTACGCCGCAAAAAAATCCAAATTGTGTTCCAAAATCCGTATGCATCGCTCAATCCCCGCAAAAAAATCGGCACCATTTTAGAAGAGCCGTTACTGATCAATACGGATCTAACTGCCGCTGAACGCAAAGAAAAAGTGTTGGCGATGATGGCAAAAGTCGGTTTGAAACCAGAGTTTTACGACCGTTATCCGCATATGTTTTCGGGCGGGCAACGCCAGCGGATTGCGATTGCTCGTGGCTTGATGCTTGAGCCAGATATCGTTGTGGCGGATGAACCTGTTTCGGCACTGGATGTGTCGGTGCGGGCCCAAGTACTGAATTTGATGATGGAATTGCAGGAAGAAATGGGCTTGTCTTACGTGTTTATTTCACACGATTTGTCCGTGGTTGAACATATCGCTGATGAAGTGATGGTGATGTATCTCGGGCGGGTGGTCGAGCAGGGCGATACCAAAACGATTTTCAGCAACCCTCGCCACCCTTATACCCAAGCATTGTTATCGGCGACTCCAAGACTGAACCCAGAGCATCGCCGTGAGCGAATTAAACTAACGGGAGAGCTACCAAGCCCACTCAATCCACCAAAAGGTTGTGCCTTCCACGCCCGCTGTCGTTTAGCAACTGAACGTTGCAGTCAAGAACGGCCAGAACTCAAAACCTACCCAGATGGTGCCAAAATCGCCTGTTTTATGGTGGAGTAG
- the dppD gene encoding dipeptide ABC transporter ATP-binding protein: protein MALLEVNELSVHFGDQKAPFKAVDRISYTVNEGEVLGIVGESGSGKSVSSLAIMGLIDYPGKVYANALEFNGNDLLALSAKEKQKIVGADVSMIFQDAMTSLNPSYTVGFQIMEALKVHQGGSRQWRKERAIELLTMVGIPDPTSRLDVYPHQLSGGMSQRVMIAMAIACNPKLLIADEPTTALDVTIQAQIIDLLLELQRKENMALILITHDLALVAESAHRIIVMYAGQVVEEGRAEEIFKSPLHPYTQALLRALPEFAEGKSRLQSLPGVVPGKYDRPQGCLLNPRCPYATDLCRTQEPALHHINGRQVKCHTPLNTDGMPS, encoded by the coding sequence ATGGCATTATTAGAAGTAAACGAACTTTCCGTTCATTTTGGCGATCAAAAAGCGCCTTTTAAAGCGGTGGATCGCATTAGTTATACGGTTAATGAAGGCGAAGTATTAGGCATTGTTGGCGAATCTGGCTCGGGCAAATCAGTTAGCTCGCTGGCGATTATGGGGTTGATTGATTACCCAGGTAAAGTGTATGCCAACGCCTTAGAATTTAATGGCAATGATTTGTTAGCGTTGAGTGCCAAAGAGAAGCAGAAAATCGTTGGGGCGGACGTGTCAATGATTTTCCAAGACGCAATGACCAGTCTCAACCCAAGCTATACAGTCGGTTTTCAAATCATGGAAGCGTTGAAGGTGCATCAAGGCGGTAGCCGTCAATGGCGAAAAGAGCGGGCGATCGAGCTTTTGACGATGGTGGGAATTCCCGATCCCACTTCCCGTTTAGACGTTTATCCCCATCAACTTTCTGGTGGAATGAGCCAGCGGGTGATGATCGCAATGGCGATCGCTTGTAACCCAAAATTGTTGATTGCAGACGAACCAACCACGGCTTTAGATGTTACTATTCAAGCCCAAATCATTGATTTGCTATTGGAATTACAACGCAAAGAGAATATGGCGTTGATCCTAATCACCCATGATTTAGCCCTAGTTGCTGAATCAGCTCACCGTATTATTGTGATGTATGCAGGGCAAGTGGTTGAAGAAGGGCGAGCAGAGGAAATTTTTAAATCTCCGCTACACCCCTACACTCAAGCATTATTGCGCGCTTTGCCAGAGTTCGCGGAAGGCAAATCTCGTTTGCAGTCGCTCCCTGGGGTTGTACCAGGTAAATACGATCGCCCACAAGGTTGTCTACTCAACCCACGCTGCCCGTATGCCACTGATCTCTGTCGTACCCAAGAACCAGCATTACATCACATCAATGGTAGACAGGTGAAATGCCATACACCGTTGAATACGGACGGAATGCCGAGCTAA
- a CDS encoding ABC transporter permease subunit, giving the protein MSSIEITSPAPKTPLQEFWHYFCQNRGAVIGLAFIAVVFLASVFASVIAPFDPIEQNRSALLLPPMWFEGGNSSYILGTDDIGRDILSRIIYGARLSVFIGLIIVLLSCVFGVILGLLAGYYGGMVDIIIMRFVDIMLAIPSLLLTIGVVTILGPSLINAAIAIAVVSIPSYVRLTRASVLSEKNRDYVTASRVAGAGVWRLMFIVILPNCLAPLIVQMTMGISNAILELAALGFLGIGAQPPTPELGTMLAESRGFMQSANWLVTIPGLAILSLVLAFNLMGDGLRDALDPKLKQ; this is encoded by the coding sequence ATGTCTAGTATTGAAATTACATCCCCTGCACCTAAAACACCATTGCAGGAATTTTGGCACTATTTTTGCCAGAATCGTGGGGCGGTGATTGGTTTGGCGTTTATTGCCGTGGTGTTTTTAGCGAGCGTGTTTGCAAGCGTTATCGCCCCTTTTGACCCAATCGAACAAAACCGTTCGGCATTATTATTGCCACCGATGTGGTTTGAAGGGGGGAACAGTTCCTATATTTTAGGCACGGATGACATCGGGCGGGATATTCTTTCCCGTATCATTTATGGTGCTAGATTGTCGGTCTTTATCGGATTGATTATTGTACTGCTCTCTTGCGTATTCGGTGTGATTTTAGGTTTGTTGGCAGGTTATTACGGCGGAATGGTCGACATTATCATTATGCGATTTGTCGATATCATGTTGGCGATCCCAAGTCTGCTTTTGACCATCGGTGTGGTGACTATTCTTGGTCCATCACTGATTAATGCGGCCATTGCAATTGCGGTGGTCTCAATTCCGAGTTATGTACGTTTAACCCGTGCGTCAGTGCTCAGTGAAAAAAATCGTGATTATGTTACCGCATCTCGTGTAGCAGGAGCCGGTGTATGGCGATTAATGTTTATCGTGATTTTACCAAACTGTTTAGCTCCACTCATCGTACAAATGACTATGGGAATCTCTAACGCAATCTTAGAGCTCGCGGCCCTTGGTTTCTTAGGTATCGGGGCACAGCCACCAACACCAGAGCTTGGGACGATGCTCGCAGAATCTCGTGGCTTTATGCAGTCAGCAAATTGGCTTGTTACTATCCCAGGCTTAGCGATTTTATCTTTAGTATTAGCCTTTAACTTAATGGGCGATGGATTGCGTGATGCTCTTGACCCGAAATTAAAACAGTAG